Proteins encoded in a region of the Nocardia asteroides genome:
- a CDS encoding nuclear transport factor 2 family protein has protein sequence MLSLQEISDRLEIEDLMVRYSHAVDTRQWDLLDEVFTPDAHIDYSAMGGSVGDLAATKQFLAAILPNFPAFQHLISNSSITIDGDTATGRTMCHNPMVVSGGDGPPTMMLCGLWYLDTFVRVDGQWRIKTRVEEKSFLFAAPSAPGMG, from the coding sequence ATGCTGTCGTTGCAGGAGATTTCGGATCGACTCGAGATCGAAGACCTGATGGTGCGGTATTCGCACGCGGTCGACACTCGGCAGTGGGACCTGCTGGACGAGGTTTTCACACCCGACGCACACATCGACTACTCGGCCATGGGTGGCTCGGTGGGCGATCTCGCCGCGACGAAGCAGTTCCTCGCGGCCATCCTGCCGAACTTCCCGGCGTTCCAACATCTGATCAGCAACTCGTCCATCACGATCGACGGTGACACGGCTACGGGGCGGACGATGTGCCACAACCCGATGGTGGTGTCCGGCGGCGACGGACCGCCCACGATGATGCTGTGCGGCCTGTGGTACCTGGACACGTTCGTCCGTGTAGACGGTCAGTGGCGTATCAAAACGCGGGTCGAGGAGAAGAGCTTCCTTTTCGCCGCACCGTCCGCACCCGGTATGGGGTGA
- a CDS encoding trans-aconitate 2-methyltransferase, which produces MWDPQQYLAFGDHRSRPFFDLVARVTTAEPRVVVDLGCGPGHLTAVLARRWPGAIVRALDSSPEMVAAAQERGIDATLGAVQEWRPSAQTDVVVCNAVLHWVPGHSGLLAEWMRQLPAGAFLAVQVPGNFDAASHRAIRQVAAREEWRDSLERAGILDPGAMLDPAGYADVLAAAGGAVDAWETTYLQRLTGDDPVLEWVTGTALRPVRDALDDAQWREFTAQLAPLLRSAYPRRPDGATWLPFRRVFAVARKH; this is translated from the coding sequence ATGTGGGATCCCCAGCAGTACCTCGCGTTCGGCGACCACCGGTCCCGCCCATTCTTCGACCTCGTGGCCAGGGTCACGACGGCCGAGCCCCGGGTGGTGGTCGACTTGGGTTGCGGCCCCGGGCATCTCACCGCGGTCCTCGCGCGGCGCTGGCCCGGCGCGATCGTGCGCGCACTCGACTCCTCCCCGGAGATGGTCGCGGCCGCGCAGGAGCGCGGCATCGATGCGACGCTCGGGGCGGTGCAGGAATGGCGGCCGAGCGCGCAGACCGATGTCGTCGTCTGCAACGCCGTCCTCCACTGGGTGCCCGGGCACTCCGGCCTGCTCGCCGAGTGGATGCGGCAGCTCCCCGCGGGCGCGTTCCTGGCCGTGCAGGTGCCCGGGAACTTCGACGCGGCCTCCCATCGCGCGATCCGTCAAGTGGCCGCACGCGAGGAATGGCGCGACAGCCTCGAACGAGCGGGCATCCTCGATCCGGGTGCGATGCTCGATCCCGCGGGCTACGCGGACGTGCTCGCCGCGGCGGGTGGAGCCGTCGACGCCTGGGAGACGACCTACCTCCAGCGCTTGACCGGGGACGACCCGGTGCTCGAGTGGGTCACCGGCACCGCGCTGCGACCCGTGCGCGATGCGCTCGACGACGCGCAGTGGCGGGAGTTCACCGCGCAACTGGCCCCCCTGCTGCGCAGCGCCTATCCTCGGCGGCCCGACGGCGCCACCTGGCTGCCGTTCCGGCGAGTGTTCGCCGTGGCCCGCAAGCACTAG
- a CDS encoding ANTAR domain-containing protein, producing the protein MLVYGLDADEAFTMLRVRSQETNTKLRVLAAKVAAELPSIGVPAVTGELRSRVNRLLATAHERPL; encoded by the coding sequence ATGCTGGTCTATGGACTCGATGCCGACGAAGCATTCACCATGCTGCGGGTGCGATCCCAGGAAACCAACACCAAGCTGCGAGTTCTGGCCGCCAAGGTGGCCGCTGAACTCCCGTCGATCGGTGTGCCCGCCGTCACCGGCGAACTGCGCAGCCGCGTCAACCGGCTGTTGGCGACGGCGCACGAGCGACCCCTGTGA
- a CDS encoding MerR family transcriptional regulator, which produces MTGGDISIGELAARFGLAAHVLRHWEDVGLLAPRRDSAGRRRYRDDDAETVAMILLGKQVGLSLEDLAVLFAEASDRAARRDLLRAHRDQLVRRIAQATAALDTITHALDCAAEDFRDCPHFQAKVAHALTLVTNRSSRGR; this is translated from the coding sequence ATGACGGGCGGCGACATCTCGATCGGTGAGCTCGCGGCGCGCTTCGGCCTGGCCGCTCACGTGCTGCGGCACTGGGAGGATGTCGGACTGCTCGCGCCGCGCCGGGACAGCGCGGGCCGACGGCGTTATCGCGACGACGACGCGGAGACGGTGGCGATGATCCTGCTCGGCAAGCAGGTCGGTTTGTCGCTCGAGGATCTCGCCGTCCTGTTCGCCGAGGCATCCGACCGGGCCGCTCGCCGCGATCTGCTGCGCGCGCACCGCGACCAGCTCGTTCGCCGGATCGCCCAGGCCACCGCGGCGCTGGACACCATCACCCACGCTCTCGACTGCGCGGCTGAGGATTTCCGCGATTGCCCGCACTTCCAGGCCAAGGTCGCTCACGCGCTCACCCTGGTCACGAACCGGTCGAGCCGGGGTCGGTAA
- a CDS encoding class I SAM-dependent methyltransferase: protein MTAFGEKQSLGYDKRATRLLGGLYRRIAADIDGAARPGAWVLDVGTGPGKLLAHVRDRRPDLRLHGVDLSPHMIDLAEATLAASAAELQVGDVGALPYPDDSFDLIVSSLSMHEWPEPDRAIAELARVLRPGGVVAIYDFRFVRAAAALDALRRSFDAATVRREPVRPRRHPIGLYARLIARAPA, encoded by the coding sequence ATGACCGCCTTCGGAGAAAAGCAGAGCCTTGGCTACGACAAGCGGGCCACACGCCTGCTCGGGGGTTTGTACCGCCGGATCGCCGCCGACATCGACGGGGCAGCGCGACCGGGCGCGTGGGTGCTCGACGTCGGGACCGGGCCGGGAAAGTTACTGGCCCACGTGCGCGATCGCCGACCGGATCTGCGGCTTCACGGCGTGGACCTGTCACCGCACATGATCGATCTCGCCGAGGCGACACTGGCGGCAAGCGCGGCCGAGCTGCAGGTCGGCGACGTAGGCGCGCTCCCCTACCCCGACGACAGTTTCGATCTGATCGTCTCGAGCCTGAGCATGCACGAGTGGCCGGAGCCCGACCGCGCGATCGCGGAGCTGGCGCGCGTGCTGCGTCCCGGCGGCGTCGTGGCGATCTACGACTTCCGCTTCGTGCGCGCGGCCGCGGCTCTCGACGCATTGCGCCGATCGTTCGATGCGGCGACGGTGCGGCGGGAGCCAGTGCGTCCCCGGCGTCATCCGATCGGGCTGTACGCGCGGCTCATCGCCCGCGCCCCCGCCTAG
- a CDS encoding NAD(P)H-binding protein, with amino-acid sequence MIGASGRIGRDVIDVLKNQGHDVVAISRSAGVDVYTGDGLAQALAGVHVVVDAVNATTTETEVVTDFFRTVARNVQHSAATAGVRRIVVVSIIGIDRFTAGHYAGKLAQENAYREGPVPVRILRAAQFHEFTEMMLDWTTRGDTAYVPKYRAQLVAARTVAERLAELAVSEDAPEAVDIAGPEEFELATAVAEVAARRGEPARVHEIVDTADPDHQLQAGGALLAGPDAIIAGPTFAQWLDQKYPKQP; translated from the coding sequence GTGATCGGCGCAAGCGGGCGGATCGGCCGGGACGTGATCGACGTGCTGAAGAACCAAGGTCACGATGTCGTGGCCATCAGCCGGTCGGCAGGCGTGGACGTCTACACCGGAGACGGTTTGGCCCAGGCGCTGGCCGGCGTACATGTCGTGGTGGACGCGGTCAACGCGACGACCACCGAAACCGAGGTGGTGACCGACTTCTTCCGCACCGTTGCGCGGAATGTGCAGCACTCGGCGGCTACCGCCGGAGTCCGTCGGATCGTTGTGGTCTCCATAATCGGCATAGATCGTTTCACCGCCGGGCACTACGCGGGGAAACTGGCCCAGGAGAACGCCTACCGCGAAGGCCCGGTACCCGTGCGAATCCTGCGCGCGGCTCAGTTCCACGAATTCACCGAAATGATGCTCGACTGGACCACGCGCGGTGACACCGCATACGTGCCGAAGTACCGGGCTCAGCTCGTCGCCGCCCGCACGGTCGCCGAACGGCTGGCCGAACTGGCCGTTTCCGAGGACGCGCCCGAGGCGGTCGACATCGCGGGGCCGGAAGAATTCGAGCTCGCCACGGCCGTCGCCGAAGTGGCTGCGCGACGGGGGGAACCGGCTCGTGTGCACGAGATCGTCGACACCGCCGACCCGGATCACCAATTGCAAGCCGGTGGCGCTCTCCTGGCTGGGCCCGATGCGATCATCGCCGGTCCGACGTTCGCGCAGTGGCTGGACCAGAAGTACCCGAAACAGCCCTGA
- a CDS encoding FAD-dependent monooxygenase, producing the protein MVGTEVLIVGAGPVGLTAAIELARRGVACRIVDALPEPPRYAKAVGIQPRTLEVFEGLGVLRRILDASIQLHGQRVYVNGDEVARTELAVPADVPYAFIGLPQYVTERILRERLAETGVRIERATELTTFQQDDSGVRVVLATADGERTVDTQFLIGCDGAHSIVRKTLGLSFEGAAFAEQYMLGDVELDWSLPHGYGIRSTHRTEGVTDDLLVCISLPGRGRYRVSMLVPDELAIAATTDRDGLGQRFGSGPAPQLRHIQAVLDRLAPEPVTASRLRWSSVFRISHRIVDSYARGRVFVAGDAAHIHPPTGAQGMNTGIQDAHNLAWKLALAVSGDSAPQLPASYDAERRPVGEEVVGRTVRSAREGIGAGESDPDLVIRREAQLLIDYGDSPIVVRAADGSQGPRAGVRAPDATGLTRGAVTFPIRLFSLLGRTDHTLLLYAGDSTRTEIGSMEELAGAARRRAHRQLDVYLIAAPGAQVDETLLPVVRDRDGAFARGYGATDGAVYVVRPDGYLGYVGHGAAPVDLTRYLSSTFR; encoded by the coding sequence ATGGTCGGCACGGAGGTACTCATAGTCGGCGCGGGTCCGGTCGGGCTGACCGCCGCGATCGAGTTGGCCCGGCGCGGTGTCGCCTGCCGAATAGTGGACGCGCTGCCCGAACCGCCCCGATACGCGAAGGCGGTGGGAATCCAGCCGCGAACGTTGGAAGTTTTCGAAGGCCTGGGCGTGTTGCGCCGGATACTCGACGCTTCGATCCAGTTGCACGGCCAGAGGGTGTACGTGAACGGCGACGAGGTGGCCAGGACAGAACTCGCGGTGCCCGCCGACGTGCCCTACGCGTTCATCGGGTTACCGCAATACGTGACCGAGCGAATTCTGCGGGAGCGCTTGGCGGAAACGGGCGTCCGGATCGAACGCGCCACCGAGCTCACGACCTTCCAACAGGACGACAGTGGCGTGCGTGTCGTACTCGCCACGGCGGACGGCGAGCGCACCGTCGACACGCAATTCCTCATCGGGTGCGACGGCGCACACAGCATCGTTCGCAAGACATTGGGCCTGTCGTTCGAGGGCGCGGCGTTCGCCGAGCAGTACATGCTCGGCGATGTCGAACTCGACTGGTCGCTGCCGCACGGCTACGGCATCCGGTCGACGCATCGGACCGAGGGCGTCACCGACGACCTGCTGGTGTGCATATCGCTGCCGGGACGCGGCCGGTATCGCGTGTCGATGCTGGTACCCGACGAACTCGCCATCGCGGCGACGACCGACCGGGATGGGCTCGGGCAACGTTTCGGAAGTGGGCCCGCCCCGCAGCTGCGACATATCCAAGCGGTTCTCGATCGCCTCGCCCCGGAGCCGGTCACCGCGTCGCGCCTGCGATGGTCGTCGGTCTTCCGCATCAGTCACCGGATAGTCGACTCGTATGCGCGCGGAAGAGTTTTCGTCGCAGGCGACGCCGCGCACATTCATCCGCCCACGGGGGCGCAAGGGATGAACACCGGTATCCAGGACGCACACAACCTCGCGTGGAAGCTGGCGCTGGCGGTCAGCGGCGACAGTGCGCCGCAGCTGCCCGCCAGTTACGACGCCGAACGCAGGCCGGTCGGCGAAGAGGTGGTCGGTAGAACCGTGCGCAGCGCCAGGGAGGGCATCGGGGCCGGGGAATCGGATCCGGATCTCGTCATCCGGCGTGAGGCGCAACTGCTGATCGACTACGGCGACAGCCCGATCGTCGTGCGTGCGGCCGACGGTTCGCAGGGCCCGCGAGCAGGAGTTCGCGCCCCTGATGCCACCGGCTTGACCCGCGGCGCGGTCACCTTTCCGATCCGCCTGTTCTCCTTGCTCGGGCGGACCGACCACACGCTCCTTCTCTATGCCGGCGACAGCACCCGGACCGAGATCGGGAGCATGGAGGAGCTTGCCGGGGCGGCACGCCGCAGGGCGCACCGGCAGCTGGATGTGTACCTCATCGCCGCGCCCGGCGCCCAGGTCGACGAGACGCTGTTGCCGGTTGTCCGCGACCGTGACGGCGCCTTCGCGAGGGGCTACGGCGCTACCGACGGAGCCGTCTACGTCGTGCGTCCCGACGGGTATCTCGGCTATGTGGGGCACGGGGCCGCGCCGGTGGATCTGACCAGGTATCTCAGCTCGACTTTTCGCTGA
- a CDS encoding CapA family protein, which translates to MADNGHMTTVLLGGDVMLGRGVDQILPHPGDPRLRERYVHDARTYVELAERAYGAFAHPVDFRQLWGDVLPILAQIDPEVRLLNLETSITADGAFAPAKGIHYRMHPDNMPALTVIAPVVCALANNHVLDFGIPGMADTLEALDNAGIGRAGAGADLQAARTPAIVELGDGRRAVIVSVAAGSSGVPAVWSARRHRPGVWRVGYSPGVAAAEEVANEVSAYKRDDDIGIVSVHWGPNWGYAVARTETQFAHRLIDAGIDVVHGHSAHHPRPIEIYRGKPVLYGCGDVIDDYEGIRGHERYHADLHPLYLVSIDRGSTEVRLIPLRVRHMRLEWAPRSESRWLCEKIADISRDFGTRVVPRADDLPVVFSAARR; encoded by the coding sequence ATGGCCGACAATGGTCATATGACGACGGTGCTGCTGGGCGGCGACGTCATGCTGGGTCGGGGCGTGGACCAGATCCTGCCGCATCCCGGCGATCCGAGGCTGCGCGAACGATATGTCCACGATGCGCGGACTTACGTCGAGCTGGCCGAACGCGCGTACGGCGCCTTCGCCCACCCGGTCGATTTCCGGCAGCTGTGGGGTGATGTGCTGCCCATCCTCGCCCAGATCGACCCCGAGGTGCGGTTGCTCAACTTGGAGACTTCGATCACCGCCGACGGTGCGTTCGCTCCCGCGAAAGGTATCCACTACCGGATGCACCCGGACAATATGCCCGCGTTGACCGTGATCGCACCGGTCGTCTGCGCGCTGGCGAACAATCACGTACTCGATTTCGGAATCCCCGGGATGGCCGACACCCTCGAAGCGCTCGACAACGCGGGCATCGGCCGAGCCGGCGCCGGTGCCGACCTGCAGGCCGCGCGCACCCCCGCCATAGTGGAACTCGGCGACGGGCGCCGCGCGGTGATCGTCTCGGTCGCCGCCGGCTCGAGCGGGGTTCCGGCAGTGTGGTCGGCACGGCGCCATCGGCCGGGAGTGTGGCGTGTGGGTTATTCCCCGGGCGTCGCGGCGGCCGAGGAAGTCGCGAACGAGGTGTCCGCCTACAAGCGCGACGACGATATAGGCATCGTTTCCGTGCACTGGGGGCCGAACTGGGGCTATGCGGTCGCGCGCACCGAAACGCAGTTCGCGCATCGCTTGATCGACGCCGGAATCGACGTGGTGCACGGGCACTCCGCACATCATCCGCGTCCGATCGAGATCTACCGCGGCAAACCGGTCCTCTACGGATGCGGCGACGTCATCGACGACTACGAAGGCATTCGCGGCCACGAGCGGTACCACGCCGATCTGCATCCGCTGTATCTGGTGTCCATCGATCGCGGCTCGACGGAGGTCCGGCTGATCCCGCTGCGGGTGCGGCACATGCGCCTGGAATGGGCTCCGCGCAGCGAATCCCGCTGGCTGTGCGAGAAGATCGCGGATATCAGCCGGGACTTCGGCACCCGCGTCGTTCCCCGAGCCGACGACCTGCCGGTGGTGTTCAGTGCCGCACGACGGTGA
- a CDS encoding TIGR03557 family F420-dependent LLM class oxidoreductase: MRIGYKLAAEAFGPNELVRQAIRAEEAGFDFVEISDHFHPWLDNQGHSPFAWTVLGTIAAKTERIELATGVTCPILRYHPAIIAQAAATLAILSDNRFTLGVGSGERLNEHVVGREFPPVRVRQRMLREALEIIRLLWSGGYQSYDGEFLTLSEARVFDLPDQLPPIAVAGGGPQAARLAAELGDGLFATEPKSELIDRYRAAGGTGPRYAEVGMAWAPDEETAAKAVLDTTRWAVTGWKVMSELPNPVNFAAATTTVRLEDILDNFACGPDPARYLDAAKQYADAGFDHLVMQNAGPDPDGFLDFYRRELDEPLRALTPRA, encoded by the coding sequence ATGCGTATCGGGTACAAACTGGCGGCCGAGGCATTCGGTCCGAACGAGCTTGTCCGCCAAGCGATCCGGGCCGAAGAGGCCGGATTCGATTTCGTCGAGATCAGCGATCACTTCCATCCCTGGCTGGACAACCAAGGGCATTCACCGTTCGCTTGGACCGTGCTCGGAACCATCGCGGCGAAGACCGAGCGCATCGAGCTCGCCACCGGCGTGACCTGCCCGATCCTGCGATACCACCCCGCCATCATCGCGCAGGCGGCGGCCACTCTCGCGATCCTGTCCGACAACCGCTTCACCCTCGGCGTCGGTTCGGGTGAACGCCTCAACGAGCATGTCGTCGGTCGCGAGTTCCCGCCTGTGCGCGTCCGGCAGCGAATGCTCCGCGAAGCCCTCGAGATCATTCGCCTGCTGTGGAGCGGCGGTTATCAGTCCTACGACGGCGAATTCCTGACCCTCTCCGAAGCTCGCGTCTTCGACCTGCCCGACCAGCTCCCGCCGATCGCGGTGGCCGGAGGCGGGCCCCAGGCGGCTCGCCTCGCCGCCGAACTCGGTGACGGTCTGTTCGCCACCGAACCGAAGTCCGAGCTCATCGATCGCTATCGCGCGGCGGGTGGGACAGGACCGCGCTACGCGGAGGTGGGCATGGCGTGGGCGCCCGACGAGGAAACGGCCGCGAAGGCGGTGCTCGACACGACGCGCTGGGCCGTCACGGGGTGGAAGGTGATGAGCGAGTTGCCGAACCCGGTCAACTTCGCCGCCGCGACCACCACGGTCCGTCTGGAGGACATCCTCGACAATTTCGCTTGTGGTCCGGACCCGGCCCGCTATCTCGACGCCGCGAAGCAGTACGCCGACGCGGGATTCGACCATCTCGTGATGCAGAACGCGGGCCCCGACCCCGATGGCTTCCTGGACTTCTACCGCCGCGAACTCGACGAGCCCCTGCGTGCCCTGACGCCGAGGGCGTGA
- a CDS encoding TetR/AcrR family transcriptional regulator — MSKPGTKGVPRERREEQILDVATAEFGDHGYAKASLVRIASAAGVSKPLVYAYFGSRDGLHAACVHRAGKSLVDAVAAAQSAPGAHDRALATLAGIFDALDGRTQNWKIIYDATLPRPSEAYAVAREYQDALNGMGSAGVAQVLADADVFDADDHSLLLALWFSIVSTTIAWWSDHPGHTPEDMTERCLRLFTAIRGPAARQA; from the coding sequence GTGAGCAAGCCGGGCACCAAGGGTGTGCCGCGCGAGCGGCGGGAGGAGCAGATTCTCGACGTCGCCACCGCCGAGTTCGGCGATCACGGCTACGCGAAGGCTTCGCTCGTCCGGATCGCCTCGGCCGCGGGGGTTTCCAAGCCGCTCGTCTACGCCTACTTCGGCTCCCGCGACGGTCTGCACGCGGCTTGCGTGCACCGCGCGGGCAAGAGCCTGGTCGATGCGGTCGCGGCCGCGCAGTCCGCGCCCGGTGCCCACGACCGGGCGCTGGCGACATTGGCCGGGATCTTCGACGCCCTCGACGGACGCACGCAGAACTGGAAGATCATCTACGACGCCACCCTGCCTCGTCCGAGCGAGGCCTACGCGGTGGCCCGCGAGTATCAGGATGCGTTGAACGGCATGGGCTCGGCAGGTGTCGCACAGGTGCTGGCCGACGCCGACGTCTTCGATGCCGACGATCACTCGCTGCTGCTGGCACTGTGGTTCAGCATCGTGTCCACCACCATCGCGTGGTGGAGCGACCATCCCGGCCACACCCCCGAGGACATGACCGAACGCTGCCTGCGCCTGTTCACCGCGATCCGCGGACCCGCCGCCCGGCAGGCCTGA
- a CDS encoding FAD-binding oxidoreductase, with the protein MATRSWWGWGNREDAVTGPEREALTKRVAALLPDADPTVHEAPDLTALAVPPPRVQPPDSLAHLASGGLGDRVSHGNGQAFRDVVRNLLGRVDHVPDQVLRPRTEQDVVDILDWCAGTGIAVVPFGGGTSVVGGVEPRGMDAYTGSVSLDMSRLAGLVELDRTSRAARIRAGMLGPALAAALRPDGLTLRHFPQSFEFSTLGGWLATRAGGHYATVHTHIDDMVESMRVVTPAGISESRRLPASGAGPSPDRMFLGSEGILGVITEAWMRLQDRPRWRSGASVLFDRYGAAVTATRAIAQSGLHPANCRLLDPVEAFVNAGTSTAGGVLVLGFESADHPVDEPMRRAIRICGEHGGTIPDGVRTSDSAEDSARPGAADTWRSSFLRMPYQRDALAAQSMIVETFETACTWDRFEDLRAAVQTAATAAFRSAGVTGVVTCRFTHVYPDGPAPYFGIYAAGRWGRTVEQWDEIKTAVSEALHISGATITHHHAVGRDHRPWYDRQRPETFAAALRAAKSALDPAGILNPGVLIDPLPSAAR; encoded by the coding sequence ATGGCGACGAGGTCGTGGTGGGGATGGGGCAATCGAGAGGACGCCGTAACCGGCCCCGAGCGCGAAGCGCTGACGAAGCGGGTGGCGGCCCTGCTCCCCGACGCCGATCCGACGGTGCACGAGGCGCCGGACCTGACAGCGCTGGCCGTTCCTCCGCCGCGCGTCCAGCCGCCGGATTCGCTGGCTCACCTGGCCTCGGGAGGCCTCGGTGACCGCGTCTCCCACGGCAACGGGCAGGCGTTTCGTGACGTGGTGCGCAATCTGCTCGGCCGCGTCGACCATGTACCCGATCAGGTGTTGCGCCCGCGCACCGAACAGGACGTGGTCGACATCCTGGACTGGTGCGCGGGCACGGGCATCGCCGTCGTGCCGTTCGGCGGCGGAACGTCGGTGGTAGGCGGTGTCGAACCGCGCGGCATGGACGCCTACACCGGGTCCGTGTCGCTGGACATGAGCCGCTTGGCCGGGCTCGTGGAGCTCGACCGCACCAGCCGCGCGGCGCGCATTCGAGCGGGCATGCTCGGCCCCGCCCTGGCAGCGGCATTGCGGCCGGATGGTCTGACACTGCGGCACTTTCCGCAGTCCTTCGAGTTCTCGACGCTCGGTGGCTGGCTGGCCACGCGGGCCGGTGGCCACTACGCGACCGTCCATACCCACATCGATGACATGGTCGAATCGATGCGGGTGGTCACCCCGGCCGGGATCAGCGAATCGCGCAGGCTGCCCGCCTCCGGTGCGGGTCCCTCACCCGACCGGATGTTCCTCGGGTCCGAAGGCATACTGGGCGTGATCACCGAAGCGTGGATGCGCCTGCAGGATCGTCCGCGCTGGCGTTCCGGAGCGTCGGTGCTCTTCGACCGCTACGGCGCGGCCGTGACCGCGACGCGGGCCATCGCCCAGTCCGGGCTGCATCCGGCCAACTGCCGGCTGCTGGATCCGGTGGAAGCGTTCGTCAATGCGGGCACCAGCACGGCGGGCGGGGTGCTGGTGCTCGGATTCGAGTCCGCCGACCATCCCGTGGACGAACCGATGCGCCGGGCGATACGAATCTGCGGTGAGCACGGCGGCACCATTCCCGACGGGGTGCGCACCTCCGACTCCGCGGAAGACTCGGCGCGCCCGGGCGCGGCCGACACGTGGCGCTCGTCGTTCCTCCGGATGCCGTATCAGCGCGACGCGCTCGCCGCCCAGTCGATGATCGTGGAGACATTCGAAACCGCCTGCACCTGGGACCGTTTCGAAGACCTCCGCGCCGCGGTGCAGACAGCGGCGACCGCCGCGTTCCGATCGGCCGGTGTGACCGGTGTGGTGACTTGCCGATTCACCCACGTCTACCCGGACGGACCCGCGCCCTACTTCGGCATCTACGCCGCGGGCCGCTGGGGCCGGACCGTCGAGCAATGGGACGAGATCAAGACCGCCGTATCGGAAGCACTCCATATCTCCGGTGCGACCATCACGCACCACCACGCCGTCGGCCGCGACCACCGTCCCTGGTACGACCGCCAGCGACCCGAAACTTTCGCAGCGGCGCTGCGGGCGGCCAAATCGGCACTCGATCCGGCGGGCATCCTCAATCCCGGGGTGCTGATCGACCCGCTGCCCTCCGCAGCGAGGTGA